CAAGGGCACCGCGTCCTTCTCCGACATCGCCAACGCGATCTCGGCCGAGTACGGTTTCTGGCTGGGCGACGCCTTCGCCTCCGGCGGTTCCGTGGGCTACGACCACAAGGCCATGGCGATCACCGCCCGCGGTGCGTGGGAGTCCGTGAAGCGGCACTTCTCGGAGCTGGACCTCGACACCCAGAGCGAGGACTTCACTGTGGTGGGCGTCGGCGACATGTCCGGCGACGTGTTCGGCAACGGCATGCTCCTGTCCAAGCACATCCGGCTGCTGGCCGCCTTCGACCACCGGCACATCTTCCTGGACCCTCAGCCCGACGCCGCGTCCTCCTTCGCGGAGCGCAAGCGCCTGTTCGAGCTGCCGCGTTCGTCCTGGGACGACTACAACCGGGATCTGATCAGCGCCGGTGGCGGGGTCTTCCCCCGTTCCGCGAAGTCGATCCCGATCTCCGCTCAGGTCCGCGTGGCCCTGGGTCTGCCCGACGGCACCGAGGCGATGAGCCCGCCGGAGCTCCTCAAGGCGATCCTGCTGGCCCCGGCCGACCTCCTCTACAACGGCGGCATCGGGACCTACGTCAAGGCCAGCACCGAAAGCCACGCCGAGGTCGGGGACAAGGCCAACGACGGCATCCGCGTCGACGGCCGTGACCTGCGCGTCAAGGTCGTCGGTGAGGGCGGCAACCTCGGCATGACCCAGCGCGGTCGTATCGAGGCGGCTCTCCAGGGCGTCATCCTCAACACCGACGCGATCGACAACTCGGCCGGCGTCGACTGCTCCGACCACGAGGTCAACATCAAGATCTTCATCGATCGCATGGTGTCGGCAGGAAAGCTCGATCCGGCGGAACGCGCCGCCTTCCTGGCGTCCATGACGGATGAGGTCGGCGAGCTGGTGCTCGAGGACAACATCGAGCAGAACATCCTCCTGCTCAACGACCGCACCCGCGTCGCCGAGTGGAGCCCCAGCTACGAGCGGCTCATGGACTGGCTCGATGTGAAGGCCGATCTCAACCGTGAGCTCGAAGCGCTGCCCTCCACCGAGGTGCTGCGCCAGCGCCTGGCACAGGGCCAGGGCCTCACCTCACCGGAGCTGTCCGTGCTCGCGGCCTACGCCAAGATCGAACTGGCCGACGCCCTGCGCGACAGTGACCTCGCGGATGACCCGTGGTTCGGCTCGACGCTCCGCGCCTACTTCCCGAAGGCTCTGGCGGAGCGGTTCGACGCCGAGCTGGACAGCCACCCGCTGCGCCGCGAGATCATCGCGACCGTGGTGGCCAACGAGATGATCAACGTCGGCGGCATCACGTTCGCGTTCCGCGCGATCGAGGAGACCTCGGCGACCGAATCCGCCGTGGCGAAGGCCTTTATCGCCCTCCGCGAGATCTACAAGCTGCCGGAGATGCTGAACGCTCTGAACAGCCTGCCGGCGTCGTTCCCCACCGCGCACTGGACCACGGTGCACCTGGACATCCGGCGGCTCCTCGACCGTGCCGTGCGCTGGCTGGTGGCTGACGGCGCGACGAGCGCTCCGGTCGCCGACATCGTGGCGGACTTCGGCCCGAAGGTCGCCGCTCTGCGCGGCCGGCTCGCTGACTACCTCCGGGGCGAGGACCTCGTCCGCTTCGAAGCCTGGCGGAACCGTGCCAGCTCCTGGGGTCTGCCGGAAGAGCTCGGCATCCGTTGGGCCGAACTCTTCGAGAGCTTCCCGCTCCTCGAGATGGCGCGGATCTCCCGCCAGACCGGCGAGAACATGGACGATGTGGCACGCGTGTACTACACGGTCTTCGATCGCTTCCACGTGGACTCCCTGCTCGAGCGCATCAGTGCCCTCCCGCGGGACGACCGCTGGCAGGCCCTGGCCCGTGCGGCGCTGCGCGACGACCTCTACTCGACGGTCGCCGACATGACCACGTCGGTCCTCGGGGTCAGCCAAGGGGAGACCGCTCCTGACGACCGCCTGGCTCAGTGGGAGGAACGGAACGCCGAGCAGCTGATGCGTGCCCGGAACATGTTCGAAGAGGTCAACTCGCTGGAGAAGGACGACATGGCGTCTCTCTCGGTAGCATTGAGGCTCTTGCGTTCCATCGTCCGGCACTGATCGAGGAGACTCCCCGTGGCCATATTCACTGATCCCATCAAGGAACATGCTGATTTCGGCCCCGGGGACGCGGAGTGGCTCCATCTGCTGGTCGGTGACTGGCAGATGGTGGCCGACCTCGCCTTCGCCGACCTTGCTCTGTGGTTCCCGGATCCCGAGCTCGGGTTCGTGGCCCTCGCTCACGTGAGGCCGTCCACGAGCCACACCGTGTTCCACACGGACTTCGTCGGCGAAGGCATCCGCTCCGATCTTCAGCCCCTGGTGGAGCGGGCCTGGAAGTCCCGCCACATCGAGCGGTCCTCCGAGGCGGCCTGGAGCAACGGTGACTCGGCACTTCGGGTGGAGGCCATCCCCATGGTCCGCAATGGCCGGACCCTGGCGGTGGTCACGTCTCACCTGGATCTCTCGAGTTCGAGGATGCCGTCACGGCTCGAACTCACCTACCGGCAGTGCGCCTATGACCTGCTCAAGATGGGCACGCAGGGTCTCTGGCCGGATTTCGCCTCCCCCACGGGATCGCGCCGTGGCGCACCGCGCGTGGGCGACGGACTGATCCGCTTGGACGCGGACGGCATCGTGCAGTACGCCAGCCCCAACGGAGTGTCCGCCTTCCGACGGCTCGGTGACATCGAGTCGTTGGAGGGCCGGTCCCTCGCGGAGGTCACCGCCGGCCTGATCAAGGACCGACGGCTGGCCGACGAGACCCTGCCGCTCGTGGTCACGGGCCGGATGCCGCTCCGCAGCGAGATCGAGTCACGGGGTGTTTCGCTGACGCTGCGGGCGATCCCGCTGCGCGATGGAACCCACCGGTTCGGCGCCCTCGTCCTGTGTCGCGACGTCTCCGAGCTCCGGCGCCGCGAGCAGGAGCTGGTGAGCAAGGACGCCACCATCCGGGAGATCCATCACCGGGTCAAGAACAACCTCCAGACCGTCGCGGCTCTGCTACGGATGCAGTCGCGGCGCATGGTGAGTGACGAAGCCCGTCAAGGCCTGGAGCAGGCGATGCGCCGGGTGGCGACGATCGCACGCGTCCACGAGACCCTGTCTCAGGGGCTTTCACAGGTGGTCGATTTCGACGAGCTCATCAGCCCTCAGTTCCGGCTGTCGGCGGAGGTCGCGTCTCCCTCGCAGAAGGTGAGCACGGAACTGACCGGTGAATTCGGCAAGCTGCCGAGCGACCTCGCCACCCCGCTGGCCCTGGTGATCAACGAACTGGTCACCAATGCGGTCGAACA
This portion of the Arthrobacter woluwensis genome encodes:
- a CDS encoding sensor histidine kinase — its product is MAIFTDPIKEHADFGPGDAEWLHLLVGDWQMVADLAFADLALWFPDPELGFVALAHVRPSTSHTVFHTDFVGEGIRSDLQPLVERAWKSRHIERSSEAAWSNGDSALRVEAIPMVRNGRTLAVVTSHLDLSSSRMPSRLELTYRQCAYDLLKMGTQGLWPDFASPTGSRRGAPRVGDGLIRLDADGIVQYASPNGVSAFRRLGDIESLEGRSLAEVTAGLIKDRRLADETLPLVVTGRMPLRSEIESRGVSLTLRAIPLRDGTHRFGALVLCRDVSELRRREQELVSKDATIREIHHRVKNNLQTVAALLRMQSRRMVSDEARQGLEQAMRRVATIARVHETLSQGLSQVVDFDELISPQFRLSAEVASPSQKVSTELTGEFGKLPSDLATPLALVINELVTNAVEHGLQDREGTVWLDARRSVTDAGERQLTVTISDDGVGLPPEAEPSAGPGLLGGTSGGLGLQIVRTLITSELRGTIRWLAREGGGTDVRLVIPLDA